A window from Chelmon rostratus isolate fCheRos1 chromosome 13, fCheRos1.pri, whole genome shotgun sequence encodes these proteins:
- the LOC121616136 gene encoding radixin yields MPKPINVRVTTMDAELEFAIQPSTTGKQLFDQVVKTVGLREVWFFGLQYTDSKGYVTWLKLNKKVTQQDVKKENPLQFKFRAKFFPEDVSEELIQEITQKLFFLQVKEAILNDENYCPPETAVLVASYAVQAKYGDYNKDVHKPGYLASDRLLPQRVLEQHKLTKEQWEDRIQTWHEEHRSMLREDAMMEYLKIAQDLEMYGVNYFEIKNKKGTELWLGVDALGLNIYEHEDKLSPKIGFPWSEIRNISFNDKKFVIKPIDKKAPDFVFYAPRLRINKRILALCMGNHELYMRRRKPDTIEVQQMKAQAREEKHHKQMERAQLENEKKKREHAEKEKERIEREKDELIERLRQIEEQTQRAQKELEEQTRRALELEQERKRAKEEAERLEQERQAAEEAKAALAQQAADQMKNQEQLAAELAEFTAKIALLEEAKRKKEDEATEWQHKALSAQEDLEKTREELKTAITTLPAPEHDEQDETNAEASAELLSEGVTSHRSEEERITEAQKNERVKKQLQALSSELAEARDDSKKTTNDMLHAENVRAGRDKYKTLRQIRQGNTKQRIDEFESM; encoded by the exons ATCAATGTGCGCGTCACCACCATGGACGCTGAGCTGGAGTTTGCCATCCAGCCCAGCACGACaggcaaacagctgtttgatcaG GTGGTGAAGACGGTGGGTCTGAGGGAGGTGTGGTTCTTTGGCCTGCAGTACACAGACAGTAAAGGCTACGTCACGTGGCTCAAACTCAATAAGAAG GTGACCCAGCAGGATGTAAAGAAGGAGAATCCTCTGCAGTTCAAGTTCAGAGCAAAGTTCTTCCCAGAGGATGTTTCTGAGGAACTCATCCAGGAGATCACGCAGAAACTCTTCTTCCTGCAG gtgAAGGAGGCCATTCTAAATGATGAGAACTACTGTCCCCCAGAGACAGCTGTGCTGGTGGCCTCCTATGCTGTCCAGGCCAAGTATGGAGATTACAACAAAGACGTTCACAAGCCTGGTTACCTGGCCTCTGACCGGCTACTGCCACAAAG AGTCCTGGAGCAACACAAGCTGACGAAGGAGCAATGGGAAGACAGAATACAGACCTGGCATGAGGAACACAGAAGCATGctcag ggaggaCGCGATGATGGAGTACCTGAAGATCGCTCAGGACTTGGAGATGTACGGCGTCAACTactttgaaattaaaaacaagaaggGCACAGAACTGTGGCTGGGGGTCGACGCTCTGGGACTCAACATCTACGAGCACGAAGACAA GTTGTCACCAAAGATCGGCTTCCCCTGGAGTGAGATCAGAAACATTTCCTTCAACGACAAGAAGTTTGTCATCAAACCCATCGACAAGAAAGCTCCA GACTTTGTGTTCTACGCCCCTCGGTTGCGGATCAACAAGCGCATCCTGGCGTTATGTATGGGAAACCATGAGCTGtacatgaggaggaggaagcccGACACCATCGAGGTGCAGCAAATGAAGGCTCAGGCCAGAGAGGAGAAGCACCACAAACAGATGGAGAG AGCGCAGCTGGAGAACGAGAAGAAGAAGCGCGAGCATGctgagaaggagaaggagcggatagagagagagaaggacgAGCTGATCGAGAGGCTGAGGCAGATTGAAGAGCAGACGCAGAGAGCTCAGAAAG AGTTGGAGGAGCAGACTCGCAGGGCGCTGGagttggagcaggagaggaagcgGGCAAAGGAGGAGGCGGAGcggctggagcaggagaggcagGCGGCGGAGGAGGCCAAGGCGGCGCTGGCTCAGCAGGCCGCCGACCAGATGAAGAACCAGGAGCAGCTG GCTGCTGAGTTAGCAGAGTTCACTGCCAAAATCGCTCTGCTTGAGGAAGccaagaggaaaaaagaagacgAAGCGACAGAATGGCAACACAAG GCTCTGTCAGCACAAGAAGACCTGGAGAAGACCAGGGAGGAGCTGAAGACGGCCATAACGACCCTGCCGGCCCCAGAGCACGACGAGCAGGACGAGACGAACGCCGAGGCGAGCGCCGAGCTGCTCAGCGAGGGCGTCACCAGCCACCGCAGCGAAGAGGAGCGCATCACTGAGGCGCAGAAGAACGAGCGTGtcaagaagcagctgcag GCTCTGAGCTCAGAGTTGGCAGAAGCCCGGGACGACTCCAAGAAAACAACGAACGACATGCTGCACGCCGAGAATGTCAGGGCGGGCAGGGACAAGTACAAAACCCTGCGTCAGATCCGCCAAGGCAACACCAAGCAGCGCATCGATGAGTTCGAGTCCATGTGA
- the LOC121616494 gene encoding probable ribonuclease ZC3H12C, protein MGVKDHLEDGTGHILSLGLDLDYLHVEGAERQAVLSTAIGAGNIGVLQVRAGAPTNSSNSIANSSTSFSAHSSYSSSSSYSNFSEESAVSDSDDERLHNGSGSESQNHQQDQPPHIHHQESTAVCQTVRLDLTPNRSLGELPQPEASSPADPVTDYRTKVEFALKLGYSEELVLLVLRKLGPDALINDILGELVKLGTKTEMEQQGGLTVSQFPSSSLSSSSSSSSSSSSSSSNSSLDSCRLRYPSQLLEDKENLRPVVVDGSNVAMSHGNKEVFSCQGIQLAVDWFLERGHRDITVFVPAWRKEQSRPDALITDQEILRRLEKEKILVFTPSRRVQGRRVVCYDDRFIVKLAYESDGIIVSNDNYRDLANEKPEWKKFIDERLLMYSFVNDKFMPPDDPLGRHGPSLENFLRKRPVIPENRKQPCPYGKKCTYGHKCKFYHPERGSQPQRAVADELRASAKISSVASRGLLEDALMGKSQSSGQPKGMAVAEQSQGTPKKQHGSSPRHSFSDLLADRLRVQSKVEGRRGSNSSSGSSCSSSFLGPPAPGGPPSSGSLDRLEHPGGSVEGSSRVAGASGLSMSETYHRCESPDLGYSSLVKAYSSLSLVVPQSPECFFPADLRAGSLPSDCSSEGSVSSDSFSPDPLLDDGPKCHHHHHHPHHHHHCSGQYAYPASRVPPGLGQHAPHSHHIPQALRRQHAFAMDDPPPSITSHASPRPFKPASAYIPPHPQHPLLSSFPAEFQTRPPHPPQTPTAHSHSQNSPLRRNVMGSLWQEGGLQDSQVYKGSPLHPRRSHSGLNQQPQHQVNWDPQYQQSPKPCYDLFAFQSLPEVREKAWHSPWARQVHPSPPMSSLPPLPQLSLPSITNHKGHLPSVPQHQEPPALGRYQDLRERVFVNLCRIFPPDLVRMVMTRNPHVMDAQELAAVILMEKSQHVS, encoded by the exons GCTGGTGCCCCgaccaacagcagcaacagtatTGCCAATAGTAGCACCAGTTTCAGTGCTCATTCAAGCTatagcagcagtagcagttaCAGTAACTTCTCTGAGGAGAGCGCTGTCTCCGACAGTGATGATGAACGACTTCACAATGGGTCTGGTTCTGAATCACAAAACCATCAGCAAGATCAGCCACCTCACATTCACCACCAAGAATCAACCGCGGTCTGTCAGACAGTCAGGCTGGACCTGACACCTAATCGATCCCTTGGAGAGCTCCCACAGCCAGAAGCATCGTCTCCCGCTGACCCCGTCACAGACTACCGCACCAAGGTGGAGTTCGCTCTCAAGCTGGGCTACTCTGAGGAGCTAGTGCTGCTGGTGCTGAGGAAACTGGGCCCAGACGCATTAATCAATGACATCCTGGGTGAGCTGGTCAAACTGGGAACCaagacagagatggagcagCAAGGAGGTCTGACTGTCTCCCagtttccctcttcctctttgtcatcctcctcctcctcctcctcctcctcctcctcctcctcctccaactcctcTCTAGACTCCTGTCGGCTAAGGTATCCGTcgcagctgctggaggacaaaGAAAACCTTCGTCCTGTTGTGGTGGATGGGAGCAACGTAGCAATGAG TCATGGAAACAAGGAAGTGTTCTCCTGTCAAGGCATCCAGCTGGCTGTTGATTGGTTCTTGGAGCGAGGTCACCGTGACATCACTGTTTTCGTCCCTGCCTGGAGAAAGGAGCAGTCGCGACCTGATGCCCTCATCACAG ACCAAGAGATCCTCCGCCggctggagaaagagaagatcCTGGTGTTCACTCCATCTCGGCGTGTGCAGGGACGCCGCGTGGTTTGCTATGATGACCGCTTCATTGTCAAACTGGCCTACGAGTCGGACGGCATCATTGTTTCCAACGACAACTACCGTGACCTAGCCAATGAGAAGCCAGAGTGGAAGAAATTCATCGATGAGCGTCTGCTGATGTACTCCTTTGTAAATGACAA GTTCATGCCACCAGATGACCCACTGGGACGCCATGGACCCAGTCTGGAGAACTTCCTGAGGAAGAGGCCTGTTATTcctgaaaacaggaagcagccatGTCCTTATG GGAAGAAGTGCACATATGGACACAAGTGCAAGTTTTACCACCCTGAAAGGGGAAGCCAGCCCCAGCGTGCCGTGGCTGATGAGCTCCGTGCCAGTGCCAAAATTTCATCAGTGGCTTCCAGAGGCCTGCTGGAAGATGCCCTGATGGGGAAGAGCCAAAGTTCTGGGCAACCAAAAGGAATGGCTGTGGCTGAGCAAAGTCAAGGCACGCCAAAGAAACAGCATGGCTCCAGCCCTCGGCACTCGTTCAGTGACCTCCTGGCGGACAGGCTTCGGGTCCAGTCCAAAGTGGAGGGACGCAGGggaagcaacagcagcagcggcagcagctgtAGCAGCAGCTTTCTAGGGCCTCCTGCTCCAGGGGGGCCCCCTTCATCAGGAAGCCTGGACCGATTGGAGCACCCTGGAGGAAGTGTTGAAGGCAGCTCCAGGGTTGCTGGAGCCTCGGGACTAAGCATGTCTGAGACTTACCACAGATGCGAGTCTCCAGACCTGGGCTACAGCTCGCTGGTAAAGGCCTACTCTAGCCTCAGTCTGGTAGTACCACAGAGTCCTGAATGCTTCTTCCCAGCTGATCTGCGAGCTGGATCACTGCCATCAGACTGTAGCAGTGAAGGCAGTGTCAGCTCAGACTCTTTCTCCCCTGACCCCTTGTTAGATGATGGACCCAAGtgccaccatcaccaccaccatcctcaccaccatcatcactgcTCTGGCCAGTATGCCTACCCTGCAAGCCGTGTGCCTCCTGGTCTGGGCCAGCATGCTCCCCACAGCCATCACATTCCTCAGGCACTGCGGAGACAACATGCTTTTGCAATGGATGACCCTCCACCTTCCATCACCTCTCATGCATCTCCACGTCCCTTCAAGCCTGCTTCAGCCTACATCCCACCCCACCCTCAGCATCCACTGCTCAGCAGTTTCCCAGCGGAATTCCAAACTCGTCCACCTCATCCACCCCAAACACCAACTGCTCACTCCCACTCTCAGAACTCTCCCCTCCGCCGCAATGTGATGGGCTCCCTTTGGCAGGAAGGCGGGCTGCAGGACTCCCAAGTGTACAAAGGCTCACCACTTCATCCCAGAAGAAGCCACTCCGGTCTAAACCAACAACCACAGCATCAGGTCAACTGGGACCCCCAGTACCAGCAGTCCCCTAAGCCTTGCTATGATCTGTTTGCCTTCCAGAGCCTTCCAGAAGTCCGCGAGAAGGCTTGGCACTCTCCTTGGGCCAGGCAGGTCCATCCATCACCCCCAATGTCCAGTCTTCCACCACTCCCACAGCTGTCCCTACCATCCATCACTAACCACAAGGGCCACCTGCCTTCAGTGCCCCAGCACCAGGAGCCCCCTGCCTTGGGTCGATACCAGGACCTCAGGGAGAGGGTGTTCGTTAACTTGTGCCGCATCTTCCCTCCAGATTTGGTGCGGATGGTGATGACGAGGAACCCTCACGTGATGGATGCTCAGGAGCTTGCAGCTGTGATTTTGATGGAGAAATCGCAGCATGTTTCTTGA